One Corynebacterium yudongzhengii DNA window includes the following coding sequences:
- a CDS encoding DUF368 domain-containing protein encodes MAPTDQHTSSAGKIGESVANVLRGFLIGLAELVPGISGGTVALVVGIYERALDAGMQLMGSVKALFTSGESAGKKARGLDWWLLIPVGVGMIIAVFSMAGVMHTFVTEYEQTSRALFLGMVAMSLYVPLSMAQPADLKAKPWVWVAFVISAVATFFATGFTSSTVADPSYPVIFFAASIAVIALILPGVSGSYLLLAMGLYAPVMGAVDERQWDVMIVFALGAIVGLALFIRIMSYLLSHHRTVTVVVMAGLMLGSLRALWPWQDADAALLAPPSAGEALAMLGWFALGVAIVGITILAERRFHRTAA; translated from the coding sequence GTGGCCCCTACCGACCAACACACCTCCTCCGCCGGGAAGATCGGGGAATCTGTCGCTAACGTCCTGCGCGGTTTCCTCATCGGTCTCGCCGAACTCGTGCCCGGCATCTCCGGCGGCACGGTCGCCCTCGTCGTCGGGATCTACGAACGCGCACTCGACGCCGGCATGCAGCTCATGGGCTCCGTCAAGGCGCTGTTTACCTCCGGCGAATCCGCCGGGAAGAAAGCCCGCGGATTGGACTGGTGGCTACTGATCCCGGTCGGCGTCGGCATGATTATCGCCGTGTTCTCCATGGCCGGGGTGATGCACACCTTCGTCACCGAATACGAGCAGACCTCGCGCGCCCTGTTCCTCGGCATGGTCGCGATGTCGCTGTACGTGCCGTTGAGCATGGCCCAGCCCGCCGACCTGAAGGCCAAGCCCTGGGTGTGGGTCGCGTTCGTGATCTCCGCGGTGGCCACCTTCTTCGCGACCGGGTTTACCTCCTCGACCGTCGCCGACCCCTCCTACCCGGTGATCTTCTTCGCCGCCTCCATCGCCGTGATCGCCTTGATTCTGCCCGGCGTCTCCGGCTCCTACCTGCTGCTCGCCATGGGTCTTTATGCCCCGGTGATGGGGGCTGTCGACGAGCGCCAGTGGGACGTCATGATCGTCTTCGCCCTCGGCGCGATAGTCGGCCTGGCGCTATTCATCCGCATCATGAGCTACCTGCTCTCCCACCACCGCACCGTCACGGTGGTGGTCATGGCCGGCCTCATGCTCGGCTCCCTGCGCGCCCTCTGGCCCTGGCAAGATGCCGACGCCGCGCTCCTCGCCCCGCCCTCGGCCGGCGAAGCGCTCGCCATGCTCGGTTGGTTTGCACTCGGCGTGGCGATCGTCGGCATCACCATCCTCGCCGAGCGGCGTTTCCACCGCACTGCTGCTTAA
- a CDS encoding FtsB family cell division protein: MAARFSQRTRVPVSDRSSATRRSRPARKAGKAKGRSLDVPSLAVIGVVVLLILGAIYVPLKNYFDGRTEIARLHESIAAKEAQKEQLQDEIAQYDDEEFVRQEARRRLGVIEPGETAWRVVDPRMDPEDQVTTSSTDAEIQPEWYEVLWDSVATPPSPAAEMHLPVQ; this comes from the coding sequence ATGGCAGCACGTTTTTCTCAGCGCACCCGGGTGCCGGTGTCGGACCGCAGCTCGGCGACCCGGCGCAGCCGCCCCGCGCGCAAAGCTGGTAAGGCTAAGGGGCGCAGCCTCGACGTCCCTTCGCTCGCGGTCATCGGGGTGGTCGTGTTGCTGATCCTCGGTGCGATCTATGTGCCGCTGAAGAACTATTTCGACGGGCGCACGGAGATCGCGCGCCTGCACGAGTCGATCGCGGCGAAGGAAGCCCAGAAGGAGCAGCTCCAGGACGAGATCGCGCAGTATGACGATGAGGAGTTTGTGCGTCAGGAGGCGCGTCGGCGTCTCGGCGTGATCGAGCCGGGGGAGACGGCCTGGCGGGTCGTCGACCCGCGGATGGATCCGGAAGACCAGGTCACCACCTCGAGCACGGACGCCGAGATCCAGCCCGAGTGGTACGAGGTGCTGTGGGATTCGGTGGCCACACCCCCGTCGCCGGCGGCCGAGATGCACCTGCCGGTACAGTGA
- a CDS encoding HNH endonuclease signature motif containing protein produces the protein MSHLDTYAELQFAGIDLLEEADRYSRGELTERGISSREASRLLKLSRTFFSKARHPRKQRDAVEAARRRRHSVDTLEVIRNTARGVHKGAEVGMWDLMVEFCDYEGSYDEIKRRTKQRVLEINLRVPDRVEKARSRRTLHISATITAWGTRRFSGEAPAEDLDGFLPLIDERTRALRKADNKLTFEQAHYDAVKSLLTDGEDGEKLAPVDKTYTPLVVVSAEDAFEIIEGRGDDVLLAATDGTQMTGRDLINERLSDYTYFGLVDPVNGPINLYQGERFANFKQRALARAETILCAWDGCLTPADRCEIHHIDAVSQGGGTDLRWLTPLCGHHNGRNDDDPHAPPKNGRVERINGKIHYRPPDGEPVRHREPVARMGMMDVIDRSPRSPSPDPEP, from the coding sequence ATGAGCCACCTGGATACCTACGCCGAGCTGCAGTTCGCCGGCATCGACCTGCTGGAGGAAGCCGACCGCTACTCCCGCGGCGAGCTGACCGAGCGTGGAATATCCAGCCGCGAGGCCTCCCGGCTTTTGAAGCTTTCCCGCACCTTCTTCAGTAAGGCGCGCCACCCCCGCAAACAGCGCGATGCCGTGGAGGCGGCGCGTCGGCGCCGGCATTCCGTCGACACCTTAGAAGTCATCCGCAACACCGCGCGCGGGGTGCACAAAGGCGCAGAGGTGGGCATGTGGGACCTGATGGTCGAGTTCTGCGACTACGAAGGTAGCTACGACGAGATCAAACGCCGCACCAAGCAACGCGTCCTGGAGATCAACCTGCGGGTGCCTGATCGCGTCGAAAAAGCCCGGTCGCGGCGCACGCTGCACATCTCCGCGACGATCACGGCGTGGGGCACCCGGCGGTTTTCAGGGGAAGCACCGGCCGAGGATCTCGACGGTTTCCTGCCGCTTATCGACGAACGCACCCGCGCCCTCCGCAAAGCCGACAACAAACTCACCTTCGAACAGGCCCACTACGACGCAGTGAAATCCCTCCTCACGGACGGTGAAGACGGTGAGAAACTCGCCCCCGTGGACAAGACCTACACCCCGTTGGTGGTCGTGAGCGCCGAGGACGCCTTCGAGATCATCGAAGGCCGCGGCGACGACGTCCTGCTCGCCGCCACCGACGGCACCCAGATGACCGGCCGCGACCTCATCAACGAGCGCCTGAGCGACTACACCTACTTCGGTTTAGTCGACCCCGTCAACGGGCCGATCAACCTCTACCAAGGCGAGCGCTTCGCGAACTTCAAACAACGCGCCCTCGCCCGCGCCGAAACGATCCTGTGCGCCTGGGACGGCTGCCTCACCCCGGCCGATCGCTGCGAAATCCACCACATCGACGCTGTCTCCCAGGGAGGAGGCACGGACCTGCGCTGGCTCACCCCACTGTGCGGCCACCACAACGGGCGTAACGACGACGACCCCCACGCCCCACCCAAAAACGGCAGGGTCGAGCGGATTAACGGAAAAATCCACTACCGGCCGCCCGACGGGGAACCGGTGAGACACCGAGAACCCGTCGCCCGGATGGGCATGATGGACGTTATTGATCGAAGTCCTCGAAGTCCAAGCCCAGATCCAGAGCCTTAA
- the nadA gene encoding quinolinate synthase NadA has translation MSLATEIRELAREHNAVILAHNYQVPEVQDVADYTGDSLALSRIAAETDAETIVFCGVHFMAESSKILSPDKTVLIPDAEAGCSLADSITAEQLREWKAEHPDALVVSYVNTTAAVKAETDVCCTSSNAVDVVNSLPRDREILFCPDQFLGAHVRRETGRDNIRIWLGECHVHAGINGRQLAERAAASPDADLYIHPECGCANSALYLAGEGVVAPERVKMLSTGKMLDAAHASPHGSVLVATEVGMLHQLRQAAPEVDFQPVNPEASCKYMKMITLEKLRDSLAHGRDEVTVPEDISTRARASLEAMIAIGNPGSGE, from the coding sequence ATGTCACTTGCCACGGAAATCCGCGAGCTGGCGCGGGAGCACAACGCCGTCATCCTCGCGCACAACTACCAGGTCCCGGAAGTCCAGGACGTCGCCGACTACACCGGAGACTCTCTCGCCCTGTCGCGCATCGCGGCGGAGACCGACGCCGAGACGATCGTCTTCTGCGGAGTCCACTTCATGGCGGAATCCTCCAAGATCCTCTCTCCCGACAAGACCGTCCTCATCCCGGACGCCGAGGCCGGCTGCTCGCTCGCCGACTCCATCACCGCCGAACAACTGCGCGAGTGGAAAGCCGAACACCCCGACGCCCTCGTGGTCTCCTACGTCAACACCACCGCCGCCGTGAAGGCCGAAACGGACGTGTGCTGCACCTCCTCCAACGCAGTCGACGTGGTGAACTCGCTGCCGCGCGACCGCGAAATCCTCTTCTGCCCCGACCAGTTCCTAGGCGCGCACGTGCGCCGCGAAACCGGGCGCGACAATATCCGGATCTGGCTCGGCGAATGCCACGTCCACGCCGGCATCAACGGACGCCAACTCGCCGAGCGCGCCGCCGCCTCCCCCGACGCTGACCTCTACATCCACCCGGAATGCGGCTGCGCGAACTCGGCGCTTTATCTCGCCGGGGAAGGCGTCGTCGCCCCGGAGCGGGTCAAGATGCTCTCCACCGGGAAGATGTTAGATGCCGCCCACGCTTCGCCGCACGGCTCGGTGCTGGTGGCCACCGAAGTCGGAATGCTGCACCAACTGCGCCAGGCGGCCCCGGAGGTCGACTTCCAGCCGGTCAACCCGGAAGCCTCCTGCAAATACATGAAGATGATCACCCTGGAGAAGCTGCGCGACTCCCTCGCCCACGGGCGCGACGAGGTGACGGTGCCGGAAGATATCAGCACGCGCGCCCGCGCCTCGCTGGAAGCGATGATCGCCATCGGCAACCCCGGCAGCGGCGAATAA
- the nadC gene encoding carboxylating nicotinate-nucleotide diphosphorylase: MRLQEDTTRALIRTALEEDLAYGPDLTSLATVEPGSWSTASVATRSDGVIAGRDIIGWTLAELVDGAETTYHCADGDQVARGQVVATITAPTIELLTAERTLLNLLTHLSGIATATAAWVEAIGGTGAHTRVRDTRKTLPGLRAVEKYAVAAGGGVNHRMGLGDAALIKDNHVAATGGVVEALARVRARYPEAQCEVEVDTLEQFDAVLEQKPAEILLDNFTVAECAEAVRRRAGNAPEVLLEASGGLSLDKAADYAATGVDFLAVGALTHSVKALDLGLDFEDFDQ; this comes from the coding sequence ATGCGCCTTCAAGAAGACACCACCCGCGCCTTGATCCGGACCGCCCTCGAGGAAGACTTAGCCTACGGCCCGGATCTGACCTCCCTGGCCACCGTCGAGCCCGGCTCGTGGTCGACAGCGAGCGTAGCCACCCGCAGCGACGGGGTGATCGCGGGACGCGACATCATCGGCTGGACGCTGGCTGAGCTTGTCGACGGCGCCGAGACCACCTATCACTGCGCAGACGGCGACCAGGTGGCCCGCGGGCAGGTAGTGGCTACTATCACCGCTCCGACCATCGAGCTGCTCACCGCTGAGCGCACCCTTTTGAACCTGTTGACCCACTTAAGCGGGATCGCCACCGCGACGGCGGCCTGGGTTGAGGCTATCGGCGGGACCGGCGCCCATACGCGCGTGCGCGACACGCGCAAAACCCTGCCCGGGCTGCGCGCGGTAGAAAAATACGCCGTGGCAGCCGGCGGGGGTGTCAATCACCGGATGGGACTCGGCGATGCGGCGCTGATCAAAGACAACCACGTGGCGGCCACGGGCGGCGTGGTGGAGGCTTTGGCGCGCGTGCGCGCGCGGTATCCCGAGGCGCAGTGCGAGGTAGAAGTAGACACCCTAGAGCAATTCGATGCTGTGCTTGAGCAGAAGCCGGCGGAGATCCTGCTCGACAACTTCACGGTCGCCGAGTGCGCGGAAGCCGTGCGCCGGCGCGCCGGAAACGCCCCCGAGGTCCTCCTGGAGGCCTCCGGCGGGCTTTCTTTAGACAAGGCAGCCGACTATGCCGCCACGGGGGTGGATTTCCTGGCGGTCGGCGCTCTGACACATTCGGTTAAGGCTCTGGATCTGGGCTTGGACTTCGAGGACTTCGATCAATAA
- a CDS encoding DUF501 domain-containing protein, with the protein MTVADEDLAIVEKQLGRAPRGVLEVSYRTPDGQPGVVKTAPKLPDGTPFPTLYYLTDPRLTAEASRLEVAQVMKWMEARLKDPKLADDYQRAHEHYLAKRNAIADLGTDFSGGGMPERVKCLHVLIAYALAEGPGHFRFGDEAVALAAEHGDLRGTALPADWPTTADLGIEVAADGTARVKE; encoded by the coding sequence ATGACTGTGGCAGATGAGGATCTGGCGATCGTCGAGAAGCAACTCGGCCGAGCCCCGCGCGGCGTGTTGGAGGTCAGCTACCGTACGCCGGATGGGCAGCCGGGCGTCGTCAAGACGGCGCCGAAGCTTCCCGACGGCACCCCGTTTCCCACCCTCTATTACCTCACCGACCCGCGGCTGACGGCCGAGGCGTCGCGGCTGGAGGTCGCGCAGGTGATGAAGTGGATGGAGGCGCGGCTCAAGGACCCGAAGCTTGCCGACGACTACCAGCGCGCCCACGAGCACTACCTGGCGAAGCGCAACGCCATCGCGGATCTCGGCACCGACTTCTCCGGCGGCGGGATGCCGGAGCGGGTAAAGTGCCTGCACGTACTCATCGCCTACGCCCTCGCCGAGGGGCCGGGGCATTTTCGTTTCGGCGATGAGGCTGTCGCGCTGGCCGCTGAGCACGGTGATCTGCGTGGCACTGCTCTGCCCGCCGATTGGCCCACCACCGCTGACCTCGGCATCGAGGTCGCCGCCGACGGCACCGCCCGCGTAAAGGAGTGA
- a CDS encoding lytic transglycosylase domain-containing protein, which translates to MNEGAKRSFGCGCGAILAVIVVIALVGWSLSFLPGPIQVIPKEPIPDNVPPAAGAEVPEIDVHAPGRTSDKLSFWAAPIAESTKIPEPAVRAYGNAELIAADAWPQCNLKWNTLAGLGWVETRHGSYTGNFFDGASIDENGFVTPPIIGIPLDGSPGVAKVPDTDRGELDGDSEFDRAVGPLQFIPESWQRYGLDANGDGEANPHQIDDAALGAAHHLCDNGRDLSTPQGWTEAVMSYNRSQEYLVDVRDAAANYAIQQPA; encoded by the coding sequence ATGAACGAAGGGGCGAAGCGCAGTTTTGGCTGCGGTTGTGGGGCGATTTTGGCGGTCATCGTGGTGATCGCGCTGGTCGGTTGGTCCCTGAGTTTTCTGCCGGGCCCCATCCAGGTGATCCCGAAGGAGCCGATTCCGGACAATGTGCCGCCGGCGGCCGGGGCGGAGGTCCCAGAGATTGATGTGCACGCGCCGGGCCGGACGTCGGATAAGTTGTCGTTTTGGGCGGCGCCGATCGCGGAGTCGACGAAGATCCCGGAGCCGGCGGTGCGCGCCTATGGCAACGCGGAGTTGATCGCGGCCGACGCCTGGCCGCAGTGCAACCTTAAGTGGAACACGCTCGCCGGTTTGGGGTGGGTGGAAACCCGCCACGGTTCTTATACGGGCAACTTCTTCGATGGCGCGAGCATTGATGAGAATGGTTTCGTCACCCCGCCGATCATTGGCATCCCCTTGGATGGTTCCCCGGGGGTGGCGAAGGTCCCGGATACCGATAGAGGCGAGCTCGACGGCGACTCCGAGTTTGACCGTGCCGTCGGCCCGTTGCAGTTCATCCCGGAGTCGTGGCAGCGCTACGGGTTGGATGCGAACGGCGATGGGGAGGCGAATCCGCACCAGATCGACGACGCCGCCTTAGGCGCGGCCCACCACCTGTGCGATAACGGCCGCGACCTGTCTACCCCACAGGGGTGGACCGAGGCGGTGATGTCCTATAACCGTTCGCAGGAGTATCTCGTCGATGTGCGCGACGCGGCGGCGAATTACGCGATTCAACAGCCGGCATAA
- a CDS encoding Ppx/GppA phosphatase family protein, with protein sequence MTRVAAIDCGTNSLRLLISDDGRQITRRNEIVRLGAGVDATGRIDPEALERARRTLKDYVEVMDFEDVSKVRMVATSATRDADNREEFFAMTEKLLGTRAEVITGEEEARLSFTGAVQDLDASREPFCVIDLGGGSTEFVVGRADGDILGSHSVQMGCVRLTERIMRADPPSETEVEIAADYVAKKLDEVRTIVPVDKAATFVGVAGTFTTLSAMAQGLESYDPREIHNSELRIDALCLVTRQLIGESAAARAAHPVMHPGRADVIAGGSVVVEGIIGMIEDLGTAETLVISEKDILDGIVAGLVGA encoded by the coding sequence GTGACCCGTGTCGCCGCTATTGACTGTGGAACGAACTCGCTGCGCCTGCTGATCTCCGACGACGGGCGGCAGATCACCCGTCGCAACGAGATCGTGCGCCTCGGCGCCGGCGTGGATGCGACCGGCCGCATCGACCCGGAGGCGCTCGAGCGCGCCCGCCGAACGCTTAAGGATTATGTCGAGGTCATGGACTTCGAGGATGTCTCGAAGGTGCGTATGGTCGCCACCTCCGCGACCCGCGATGCGGACAACCGCGAGGAGTTCTTCGCGATGACAGAGAAGCTGCTCGGCACGCGCGCGGAGGTGATTACCGGCGAGGAGGAGGCCCGCCTGTCGTTTACCGGCGCGGTGCAGGATCTCGACGCCAGCCGCGAGCCCTTCTGCGTCATCGACTTAGGCGGCGGCTCCACCGAGTTCGTGGTGGGGCGTGCCGACGGCGACATCCTCGGCTCCCACTCCGTCCAGATGGGCTGCGTGCGCCTGACCGAGCGCATCATGCGCGCCGACCCGCCGAGCGAGACCGAGGTGGAGATCGCCGCCGACTACGTGGCGAAGAAGCTGGACGAGGTGCGCACGATTGTGCCCGTCGATAAGGCGGCGACCTTCGTGGGCGTGGCCGGCACCTTCACCACGCTCTCGGCGATGGCGCAGGGACTGGAAAGCTACGATCCGCGCGAGATCCACAACTCCGAGTTGCGTATCGACGCCCTTTGCCTCGTCACCCGCCAGCTCATCGGAGAATCGGCCGCCGCGCGTGCCGCCCACCCAGTGATGCACCCGGGACGCGCGGACGTGATCGCCGGTGGCAGCGTCGTGGTGGAGGGTATCATCGGCATGATCGAGGACCTCGGTACCGCGGAGACGCTGGTCATTTCCGAAAAAGACATCCTCGACGGTATTGTCGCAGGATTAGTGGGCGCCTAG
- a CDS encoding MazG nucleotide pyrophosphohydrolase domain-containing protein, protein MTILVLDPRWPEMIPRRALGRILAPVEFAPEVPISLRWDFDELITAKDPSGTGTFVTMDPDERGDGTREVIRATSLDDPVDTARRVMHAARSLGEWEAAQTHESLLPYLEEESREFTEAVRAGASDEELKKELGDVFLQVLFHAEIASRRSAFDLSQVAQSFVDKMRSRAPYLFDGTTEMVEKSRQDELWALGKQNERTRARP, encoded by the coding sequence ATGACGATCCTGGTGTTGGACCCCCGTTGGCCCGAGATGATCCCGCGGCGCGCCCTCGGCCGGATTCTTGCCCCGGTGGAATTCGCCCCCGAGGTGCCCATCAGTCTCCGCTGGGATTTCGACGAGCTCATCACCGCCAAGGACCCTTCCGGTACCGGCACCTTCGTCACCATGGATCCGGACGAGCGCGGCGACGGCACGCGCGAGGTCATCCGCGCCACGAGCCTCGACGACCCCGTCGACACCGCCCGCCGCGTCATGCACGCCGCCCGCAGTCTGGGCGAGTGGGAGGCGGCCCAGACCCACGAGAGCCTGCTTCCTTATCTCGAGGAGGAGTCCCGGGAGTTTACCGAGGCCGTGCGCGCGGGCGCGAGCGATGAGGAGCTGAAGAAAGAGTTGGGCGACGTCTTCCTCCAGGTGCTCTTCCACGCGGAGATTGCTTCTCGACGCAGTGCCTTCGACCTCAGCCAGGTCGCGCAGAGTTTTGTGGACAAGATGCGCTCGCGCGCGCCTTATCTCTTCGACGGCACTACTGAGATGGTGGAGAAATCCCGCCAGGACGAGCTGTGGGCGTTAGGCAAGCAGAATGAGCGCACGCGCGCGAGACCTTAA
- the eno gene encoding phosphopyruvate hydratase: MAGILHVFAREILDSRGNPTVEAEVFLDDGAHGRAAVPSGASTGVHEAHELRDGGDRYLGKGVTEAVKNINVEIADEIAGLEADDQRLIDQALIALDGSENKSRLGANAILGVSMAAARAAAESAALPLYRYIGGPNAHVLPVPMMNILNGGAHADSGVDVQEFMIAPIGFETFSEALRAGAEVYHQLKKVIKDKGLSTGLGDEGGFAPSVDSTRAALDLIVEATKGAGFTPGDEIALALDVASSEFFENGTYNFEGGQHSAAEMTKVYEELIDEYPIVSIEDPLQEDDWDGYVTLTEAIGDKVQIVGDDLFVTNPKRLQEGIQKKAANALLVKVNQIGTLSETFDAVDLAHRNQFKTMMSHRSGETEDTTVADLAVALGCGQIKTGAPARSERVAKYNQLLRIEQELQEAAVYAGRSAFPRFQK, encoded by the coding sequence GTGGCTGGCATTTTGCACGTTTTCGCACGTGAGATTTTGGATTCCCGCGGTAACCCGACTGTGGAGGCGGAGGTTTTTCTCGACGATGGTGCGCACGGCCGTGCCGCGGTCCCGTCGGGTGCGTCGACCGGTGTGCACGAGGCGCATGAGCTGCGCGACGGCGGCGATCGTTACCTCGGCAAGGGCGTGACCGAGGCCGTCAAGAACATCAACGTCGAGATCGCTGACGAGATCGCTGGCTTGGAGGCCGACGATCAGCGCCTCATCGACCAGGCGCTGATCGCGCTCGATGGCTCGGAGAACAAGTCGCGTCTCGGCGCGAACGCCATCCTGGGTGTCTCGATGGCCGCCGCCCGCGCTGCCGCCGAGTCTGCGGCTCTGCCGCTGTACCGCTACATCGGTGGCCCGAACGCCCACGTTCTGCCGGTGCCGATGATGAACATCCTCAACGGCGGCGCCCACGCCGATTCCGGGGTCGACGTCCAGGAGTTCATGATCGCCCCGATCGGTTTCGAGACCTTCTCCGAGGCCCTGCGCGCCGGCGCTGAGGTCTACCACCAGCTGAAGAAGGTCATCAAGGACAAGGGCCTGTCCACCGGCCTGGGCGATGAGGGTGGTTTCGCCCCGTCGGTCGATTCGACCCGTGCGGCGCTGGATCTCATCGTCGAGGCCACCAAGGGCGCCGGCTTCACCCCCGGCGACGAGATCGCCTTGGCCCTGGACGTCGCCTCGTCGGAGTTCTTCGAGAACGGCACCTACAACTTCGAGGGCGGCCAGCATTCGGCGGCCGAGATGACCAAGGTCTACGAGGAGCTCATCGACGAATACCCGATCGTCTCCATAGAGGATCCGCTCCAGGAGGACGACTGGGACGGCTACGTCACGCTCACCGAGGCCATCGGCGACAAGGTGCAGATCGTGGGCGATGACCTCTTCGTCACGAACCCGAAGCGTCTGCAGGAGGGCATCCAGAAGAAGGCCGCGAACGCCCTGCTGGTGAAGGTCAACCAGATCGGTACCCTGTCTGAGACCTTCGACGCGGTCGATCTGGCGCACCGCAACCAGTTCAAGACGATGATGTCGCACCGCTCCGGCGAGACCGAGGACACCACCGTCGCGGATCTCGCCGTCGCCCTGGGCTGCGGTCAGATCAAGACGGGTGCCCCGGCGCGTTCGGAGCGCGTCGCCAAGTACAACCAGCTGCTGCGCATTGAACAGGAGCTGCAGGAGGCCGCGGTCTACGCTGGTCGCAGCGCCTTCCCGCGCTTCCAGAAGTAA